CGTGCCGACCATCGAGCGCATCCTCAAGGTCTCGAGCTTTTCCACCCCCAGCACCTGGGAGCTGCAGACGGATCGAGGCCTGACGCATATGGTGCTCAAGGCCGAGGAAGATATCCGCAAGCTGGCCGGGCGCACCCGACTGCAGATTACGGGCCAAGATGGCGTGCAATACCGGATTCCCGACAGCAGCAAGCTGGACAGGCATTCGCGCAAGCTGCTGGAGCGCTTTCTGTAAGCTGTGCCGCGCAACTATTTCAAGGGCTTCGCATAATCGCGAGGCCCTTTTTTGTATCAAATTGCGCAGGGGTGCTTGATATATATAGGCTAATAGCTATCAAAATAGGATTGAAAATAATCCTACAGTTTTCTCAAGCGTGGCCGATAACAGGGCGAGATAGCTGTTTTTCCGCCTGCACCTTTTTACTGCCGAGGGCCAAGCCATGCAAATTCCACCTCTAGACCGGACACAGACGCCCTGGCGTACCCAGGGTGCGGATTTGTATTCCACAGGCGCCTCTGGCGCCGCACCGGTGCGCCCCGTGAATGCGGTGAATGCCACGGAGTCGGTGGACAAGATTGGCGAAGGCCGCACGGTGCGCGAGCCCGAGAAGCCTTCGGCTCCCGATACCGAAAACCGCGACTGGACGCTGGCCGAGGAGGTCAAGCAGAAGGAAGAGGTCGAGGAGCCGCCCAAGGAGCCGATCTCCAAGCAGCTGATCGAGTTCATCCAGTCCATGTGGCGCGCCAGTGCCCAGGCGGTGGAGCAGGCGCAGGAAACCAGCAAGTCGGAAGATCTGCTGCAGAGCAAGCAGACGGCGCGCAATGAGCCGCTGACTTATTCCGAACCCCGGATAAAGCGCAGCGGCAACGCCAAGTAAGCGATTGCTTTTATTTTGAGAGCTGATTGCGCTTGATATTCAAGCGCTTCAGCTATTTTTATATCTTATTTGCCTTCAGGATCAGCGCTGTCAGCTTCTGATTTGTGAGCATCGTCCTTGGCTGGTGCAGCTGCCACGGCTTCCGCGGCCTTGGCCTTTTCACGCGCAGCCCGGTATTTGACGGCAAAGGCGCGCACTTCCTCATAGGTGACAAAGCCGTCCTTGTTGGTGTCGGTTTCGTCAAAGGCGGCGGCCAGCTTGGGGATGATGGCCACTTCCTTGCGGCTGAGCTTTCCATCCTGATTGAAGTCCAGCATCTTGAACTGCTGCTGGGCCTTGATCTCGCCTTTGGAGAGCTGGGTTCCCTGTCTTTCCGCCACCTTGTCGCCGGCGGATTCCTCGGCGCGCACCGTGGGTAGCAGCAGCACGGCGCTGGTCAGCAGCACGCCCATGGCGGTCTTCATGACCGAGCTGCTGCGTGCGACGATGGGGTGGTTCTTGGCTTTTGACATAGCGGTACAGATGAGGGCCATGGCGGCATTCTCAAGCTCCGTCCCGCCGCACTTTCAAAGTTTTGCATTCGCTTGCCGGACTTTGCCAAGTTTTACGTAGGCAGCGCCGCCTTGTCGTGGGCAATGCCGCTGCGCACATGGCCCGAGGGAACATGCCCGGCCGCATTGCGCACATGGCCGGTCTGGTCGTCGAAGAAGAAATCGGGCTCGAACTCGCGCAGAAACCCGCCCTTGGCCAGTCCGCCGAGGAACATGGCTTCATCGACATCGATCTTCCAGTCCATCAGCGTATTCAGCGCGCGTTCATGGGCCGGGGCGCTGCGCGCCGTGACCAGGGCCGTGCGCACGCGCATGCCGGCCACATCGGCCTGCTGCAGCCGGTGCAGGGCGGCCAGCAGCGGCTTGAACGGGCCTTCGGGCAGTGGCTGGGCGGCTTTCTCCAGCTCATGCTGCTGGAAAGCCTCCAGGCCCTGGGCCTGGAAGATGCGCTCGGCCTCGTCGGAAAACAGCACGGCATCGCCGTCGAAAGCGATGCGCACTTCGCGGGGATGGCTGCTGCTGGCACGCATGGAGTCGGTGAACACATGGGCGGCCGGGTAGCCCAGCTGCAGTGCCTGGGTCACGTCGTCGGCATTCGCCGACAGAAACAGCTGGGCTCCCAGCGGGCGCAGATAGCCGAAGGGGTCGCGTCCTTGGGTGAACACGCCGCGCTGTATGGAGTGCAGGCCGTGGGCCTGGGCAGAGCGGAAGACGCGCATGCCGCTGACGGGGTCGTTGCGCGAGAGCAGCACCACTTCCACATGCTGCTGTGCCTCGGTGTTGAAGGCCAGCAGCTTCTTGACCAGCGAGAAGGCCACGCCGGGCGCGGCAGGCACGTTGAGCCGCTCGCGCTGCAGGCGCAGATAGCTCGCCGGGTCGCTGTCCTCGAAGAGGCGGTTTTCCTCCTCGAAATCGAACAGGGCTCGCGAGGAGATGGCAACGACGAGCTTGTCGTTCAGGGTCATGGCCATGGCGGTACGGCTTTAAGCGGATGTGCAGACAAGCTCCGATGATACGCAGGCCGCCTGGCCCTCACCAGTTGGCTTCGCGCTCGGGCGTGGCACTGATGTGGTGTATGGACAGATCGGCCCCGTCGAACTCCTGCTCCTGGCTCAGGCGCAGCCCCATGGTCTTCTTGAGCAGGCCGTAGACCAGCAGACCGCCCAGCGCGGCCCAGGCCACGCCCATCAGCGTGCCTATGAGCTGGGCCAGCGGATGCACGCCGCCAAGCCCGCCCAGCGCCTGCGTGCCGAAGATGCCGGCCGCAATGCCGCCCCAGGCACCGCACAGACCGTGCAGCGGCCACACGCCCAGCACATCGTCGATCTTCCATTTGTTCTGCGTCAGCGTGAACATGAAGACAAAGATGGCGCCTGCGGCAGCCCCCACGACGAGGGCCCCCAGAGGATGCATCAGATCCGAGCCCGCGCAGACGGCGACCAGGCCGGCCAGCGGGCCGTTGTGCACAAAACCCGGGTCGTTTTTGCCCACTGCCAGGGCTGCCAGCGTGCCGCCCACCATGGCCATCAGCGAATTCACGGCGACCAGGCCGGAGATCTTGTCCAGGTTCTGGGCACTCATCACATTGAAGCCGAACCAGCCCACGATCAGAATCCAGGCGCCCAGCGCCAGAAAAGGAATGCTGGAGGGTGGTGTGGCGGCAATCGCTCCGCCCTGGCGGTAACGGTTGCGGCGCGGGCCCAGCAGCAGCACGGCTCCCAGGGCGATCCAGCCGCCCACGGCGTGCACCACCACGCTGCCGGCAAAGTCATGGAACTCGGAGCCGGTCAGCGCCTTGATCCAGGCCTGGACGCCGAAATGCTGGTTCCAGGCAATGCCCTCGAAGAAGGGATAGATCAGGCCCACGATCATGGCCGTGGCGATCAGCTGGGGCCAGAACTTGGCGCGCTCGGCAATGCCGCCCGAGATGATGGCGGGAATGGCGGCGGCAAAGGTCAGCAGAAAGAAGAACTTGACCAGGCCGTAGCCGTTGAGCGCAGCGAGCTGCTCGGCGCCCACGAAAAAGTGCGTGCCGTAGGCCACGCCATAGCCGAGAGCGAAATAGACCACGGTGGAGACCGAGAAGTCGACCAGGATCTTGACCAGGGCATTGACCTGGTTCTTGCGGCGCACGGTGCCCAGCTCCAGAAAAGCGAAACCGGCGTGCATGGCCAGGACCATGACGGCGCCCATCAGAATGAACAGGGCATCCGCGCCCTGTTTTAGTGCTTGCATGAAAACGCTCCAGCTGAAATTTGCTATTTATTGGTGCGAAATTGAGGGAAATACCCGCAATGCACTAAAAGAAAGCAAGAATTGCGCCAAGCTGGAGTGGGCGCTTCCGCACCGCTGCGGGCGCGGAAGCGCCTATTTGACGAACTGGTTGAGCTGGATGATGGGCATGAGCACGGCCAGCACGATGAGCATGACCACCAGTCCCATGACGGCGATGAGCAGCGGCTCGAGGATCGTGGCCAGGTGCATGGCGCGGCGCTGGACCTCGGTGGACAGCTGGGTGGCGGCACGCTGCAGCATCAGCGGTAGCTGGCCCGTCTGCTCGCCCAGCCGGGCGAACATGGCGACCAGGCCCGGAAAGCGCTTCTTCTGAGCCAGGGCCGAGGCCAGTGGCGCGCCTTCGCGCACCAGTACCAGGGCATCCATGGCATCGGCGCGCAGGGCGCGGTTGTTCAGCGTCTCGGCCGCGGCCTGCAAGGCCTTGAGAATGGGCACGCCCGCTCCGGCCAACATGGCCAGGGTGCCGGCAAAGCGCGCCGCGTTATAGCTGCGCGAGAGCCGGCCTATGAGCGGCAGACGCAGCCACTGGGCATCGAAGCGCTCGCGGAATGCCTCGTTCCTGAGCGCCAGCCGAAAGCCCACGGCAGCCAGCAGCAGCACGGCCAGCATGAACCAGCCGTAGTGGCGCACAAAGTCGCTGATGCCGAGCATGACCACGGTGAGAAACGGCAGCGCACGCTTGGTGCCGGCAAACACGCCGGCCACCTGCGGCACCACATAGCTGACCAGAAAGATCACGATGACGATGGCCACCAGCGTCACGATGGCTGGATACAGCGAGGCGCCGATGAGCTTGGATTGCAATGCCTGGCGCGCCTCCAGGTCGTCGGCCAGGTTTTCCAGCACCGGACCCAGACTGCCGCTGGATTCGCCGGCGCCGATCACGGCGCAGAAGATATCGGAAAACTCGCGCGGATGCTGTTCCAGCGCCCTGGCAAAGCTGGAGCCGGCATTGACCTCGGCCCTCAGCGCTGCAACCAACTGATGCTGGCGTTCGTCCTCGGCTTCCTCGGACAGCGCGGCCAGTGCGCGCTCTATGGGCAGGCCGGAGCTGACCAGGCCCGAGAGCTGGCGGGTCCATACCGCGAGGCTGGTGGAGTTGAAGACCGGGCGCGTGAACCATCCGGAAGCGCCGGTGCGGCCCTGGCCCTTGCCTGCGGCGACGGGCTCGACCTGCAGCGGCACCAGGGCCTGGCTGCGCAGCTGGCTGCGCGCGGCACGGGCGTTGTCGGCTTCCAGGGTGCCCTTGCGGGTCTGGCCCTGGGCATCCAGGGCTTCAAAGGTAAAGGCGGGCATGCGCGAATCGATCTGACGGGTGAGGGGTTAATGCAGATAGTAGCGACTAATGATGTCAGCACTTCGGCGTTTGAGAGAGCGAGCCCGGCTTGACGCAGGTCATGACTGCCGCGGCCGGGCTCGGCACAATGGTCTGCCGATTCAAGAATGCGAGGTTTCGATGCTCAAGGACAAGGTTGCATTGGTGACGGGGGCTGCATCCGGCATAGGCCGCTGTGTGGCGCTGACATGGGCCAGGGAAGGCGCGCGCGTGGTGCTGGCCGACCTCAACGAGGAGCAGGGCCAGGAGACCGCAGCCCTGGTGCGCGAGCTGGGCGCAGAGGCACAGTATCTGCGCGCCGACGCCGGCAGCGCGGCGGACCATGAAGCGCTGGTGGCCTTGACCATGCGCCACTTCGGCCGCCTGGACGTGGCCTGCAACAACGCCGGCATCGGCGGCGTCAGCGCGCCCACGGCCGACTATCCGCTGGATGCCTGGGAGCAGGTGCTGCGCGTCAATCTCTCTGGCGTCTTCTATGCCTGCAAATACCAGATAGCCGCCATGCTGCAGGGCGGCGGCGGCTCCATCATCAATATGGCGTCCATCCTCGGTGCCGTGGGCTTTGCCAACTCTGCGGCCTATACAGCCGCCAAGCATGGCGTGCTGGGTCTGACCAAGGCGGCAGCACTCGAATATTCGGCCAGGGGCGTGCGCGTCAATGCCGTGGGACCGGGCTTTATCCAGACCCCCATGATCAGCGGTCTGGAGCAGGATCCGGCCACGCATGCGGCGCTGGTGGCGGCCCATCCCATGGGGCGCCTGGGCCAGCCCGAAGAGATTGCCGAGCTGGTGGCCTGGCTGGCCAGTGACCGCGCGTCGTTTGTGACGGGCGCTTATTACCCGGTCGACGGCGGTTACTTGGCGCGCTGAGTGGTTTGCAGCGGTTTGCTATAGGTTTTGATTGCCCTGCGCTTGACTGGCAGGCGCTACGGGCGAAAACCTTAAACGACTGGCGCCATGGCTGCGGCTTGCATATCGCCGTCGATCTCGTCGGCGCGCACCGAGGCTGCACGCTGCAGCAGCGGCGTGGCATAGGCCTCGAATTCGGGCCGCTTGGGCAAGCTGCCATCCATCATGCTCCAGCCGATATAGCTGGCCAGATACAGATCGGCGGCTGTGAAGTGGTCGCCGCATACATAGCGTTTGCCGGCCACCGCATGCAGCAAGGTGTTCAGCACGTCGTCAAAGCGGCCAAAGC
This region of Comamonas thiooxydans genomic DNA includes:
- a CDS encoding EF-hand domain-containing protein, which produces MALICTAMSKAKNHPIVARSSSVMKTAMGVLLTSAVLLLPTVRAEESAGDKVAERQGTQLSKGEIKAQQQFKMLDFNQDGKLSRKEVAIIPKLAAAFDETDTNKDGFVTYEEVRAFAVKYRAAREKAKAAEAVAAAPAKDDAHKSEADSADPEGK
- a CDS encoding 5'-nucleotidase; translated protein: MAMTLNDKLVVAISSRALFDFEEENRLFEDSDPASYLRLQRERLNVPAAPGVAFSLVKKLLAFNTEAQQHVEVVLLSRNDPVSGMRVFRSAQAHGLHSIQRGVFTQGRDPFGYLRPLGAQLFLSANADDVTQALQLGYPAAHVFTDSMRASSSHPREVRIAFDGDAVLFSDEAERIFQAQGLEAFQQHELEKAAQPLPEGPFKPLLAALHRLQQADVAGMRVRTALVTARSAPAHERALNTLMDWKIDVDEAMFLGGLAKGGFLREFEPDFFFDDQTGHVRNAAGHVPSGHVRSGIAHDKAALPT
- a CDS encoding ammonium transporter; translation: MQALKQGADALFILMGAVMVLAMHAGFAFLELGTVRRKNQVNALVKILVDFSVSTVVYFALGYGVAYGTHFFVGAEQLAALNGYGLVKFFFLLTFAAAIPAIISGGIAERAKFWPQLIATAMIVGLIYPFFEGIAWNQHFGVQAWIKALTGSEFHDFAGSVVVHAVGGWIALGAVLLLGPRRNRYRQGGAIAATPPSSIPFLALGAWILIVGWFGFNVMSAQNLDKISGLVAVNSLMAMVGGTLAALAVGKNDPGFVHNGPLAGLVAVCAGSDLMHPLGALVVGAAAGAIFVFMFTLTQNKWKIDDVLGVWPLHGLCGAWGGIAAGIFGTQALGGLGGVHPLAQLIGTLMGVAWAALGGLLVYGLLKKTMGLRLSQEQEFDGADLSIHHISATPEREANW
- the gspF gene encoding type II secretion system inner membrane protein GspF — translated: MPAFTFEALDAQGQTRKGTLEADNARAARSQLRSQALVPLQVEPVAAGKGQGRTGASGWFTRPVFNSTSLAVWTRQLSGLVSSGLPIERALAALSEEAEDERQHQLVAALRAEVNAGSSFARALEQHPREFSDIFCAVIGAGESSGSLGPVLENLADDLEARQALQSKLIGASLYPAIVTLVAIVIVIFLVSYVVPQVAGVFAGTKRALPFLTVVMLGISDFVRHYGWFMLAVLLLAAVGFRLALRNEAFRERFDAQWLRLPLIGRLSRSYNAARFAGTLAMLAGAGVPILKALQAAAETLNNRALRADAMDALVLVREGAPLASALAQKKRFPGLVAMFARLGEQTGQLPLMLQRAATQLSTEVQRRAMHLATILEPLLIAVMGLVVMLIVLAVLMPIIQLNQFVK
- a CDS encoding SDR family NAD(P)-dependent oxidoreductase, translating into MLKDKVALVTGAASGIGRCVALTWAREGARVVLADLNEEQGQETAALVRELGAEAQYLRADAGSAADHEALVALTMRHFGRLDVACNNAGIGGVSAPTADYPLDAWEQVLRVNLSGVFYACKYQIAAMLQGGGGSIINMASILGAVGFANSAAYTAAKHGVLGLTKAAALEYSARGVRVNAVGPGFIQTPMISGLEQDPATHAALVAAHPMGRLGQPEEIAELVAWLASDRASFVTGAYYPVDGGYLAR